A single window of Theropithecus gelada isolate Dixy chromosome 9, Tgel_1.0, whole genome shotgun sequence DNA harbors:
- the KAZALD1 gene encoding kazal-type serine protease inhibitor domain-containing protein 1, with protein sequence MPPPPAAALALSVLLLLLMVRTPLPTGARPSSGPDYLRRGWLRLLAEGEGCAPCRPEECAAPRGCLAGWVRDACGCCWECANLEGQLCDLDPSAHFYGHCGEQLECRLDTGGDLSRGEVPEPLCACRSQSPLCGSDGHTYAQICRLQEAARARPAANLTVAHPGPCESGPQIVSHPYDTWNVTGQDVIFGCEVFAYPMASIEWRKDGLDIQLPGDDPHISVQFRGGPQRFEVTGWLQIQAVRPSDEGTYRCLARNALGQVEAPASLTVLTPDQLNSTGIPQLRSLNLVPEEETESQEIDDYY encoded by the exons ATGCCGCCGCCGCCCGCAGCTGCCTTGGCGCTGTCTGTGCTCCTGCTACTGCTGATGGTGCGGACGCCGCTCCCGACCGGCGCAAGGCCGTCGTCAGGCCCAGATTACCTGCGGCGCGGCTGGCTGCGGCTGCTAGCGGAGGGCGAGGGCTGCGCTCCCTGCCGGCCAGAAGAGTGCGCCGCGCCGCGGGGTTGCCTGGCGGGCTGGGTGCGCGACGCGTGCGGCTGCTGCTGGGAATGCGCCAACCTCGAGGGCCAGCTCTGCGACCTGGACCCCAGTGCTCACTTCTACGGGCACTGCGGCGAGCAGCTTGAGTGCCGGCTGGACACAGGCGGCGACCTGAGCCGCGGAGAGGTGCCAGAACCGCTGTGTGCCTGTCGCTCGCAGAGCCCGCTCTGTGGGTCCGACGGTCACACCTACGCCCAGATCTGCCGCCTGCAGGAGGCGGCCCGCGCTCGGCCCGCTGCCAACCTCACTGTGGCACACCCGGGGCCCTGCGAATCGG GGCCCCAGATCGTATCACATCCATATGACACTTGGAATGTGACAGGGCAGGATGTGATCTTTGGCTGTGAGGTGTTTGCCTACCCCATGGCCTCCATCGAGTGGAGGAAGGATGGCTTGGACATCCAGCTGCCAGGGGATGACCCCCACATCTCCGTGCAG TTTAGGGGTGGACCCCAGAGGTTTGAGGTGACTGGCTGGCTGCAGATCCAGGCTGTGCGTCCCAGCGATGAGGGCACCTACCGCTGCCTTGCCCGCAATGCGCTGGGTCAGGTGGAGGCCCCTGCTAGCTTGACAGTGCTCACACCTG ACCAGCTGAATTCTACAGGCATCCCCCAGCTGCGATCACTAAACCTGGTTcctgaggaggaaactgagagtcAAGAGATTGATGATTACTACTAG